One genomic window of Pecten maximus chromosome 3, xPecMax1.1, whole genome shotgun sequence includes the following:
- the LOC117324358 gene encoding uncharacterized protein LOC117324358 has protein sequence MILWIRYAASVLSLALVYEFIVSSPTTARRLESDQIQTQQILNKQHMESILTNIPEKINLSFRNYLRGLENWTRSPMKIVQKLEQLIQTSTGSNKYPHYPSIDSNKYPHYPSIDRNLTSSRTDHLIDRMSVLLSVLLRELHRHGSNKHTTIPQSDINRTHPSEKCERTKRELPSYLNNGTSLKHAQTDEYQNASLTEKQNVSGQFDDNERITILPLTESVDGNESTSTATSEVTTNRRRVKIVRKSRRRAYRSRVITPKRKKKPECQTILACIHPYISYLAGTIMFILVVYLIIVFGKCVCDDSF, from the coding sequence TATATGAATTCATCGTCTCATCACCTACTACAGCGAGAAGACTAGAGAGCGATCaaatacagacacaacaaataCTGAACAAACAGCATATGGAATCCATTCTAACGAACATTCCGGAGAAAATAAACTTGTCTTTCCGGAATTATCTTCGAGGCCTGGAAAATTGGACTCGGAGTCCTATGAAGATTGTACAAAAATTAGAGCAACTTATTCAGACTAGTACAGGGAGTAACAAGTATCCACACTATCCGTCTATAGACAGTAACAAGTATCCACACTATCCGTCTATAGACAGAAACCTCACCTCAAGCAGAACAGATCATCTGATTGACAGAATGAGTGTGTTACTTAGCGTTCTGCTTCGTGAACTTCACAGACATGGGTCCAACAAGCATACCACTATACCGCAATCTGACATCAACAGAACCCATCCGAGTGAGAAATGCGAACGGACTAAACGCGAATTGCCTTCATATCTAAATAATGGCACCTCTTTAAAACATGCACAAACGGATGAATATCAAAATGCATCACTTACTGAAAAACAAAACGTTTCTGGTCAGTTTGATGACAACGAAAGAATAACAATACTGCCATTGACTGAATCCGTTGACGGAAATGAAAGCACTTCAACGGCAACGAGTGAGGTTACCACTAATCGAAGAAGAGTGAAAATTGTCCGGAAGTCACGTCGTCGTGCATACAGGTCACGAGTCATCACTCCAAAACGTAAAAAGAAGCCAGAATGCCAGACAATACTAGCATGCATCCACCCCTACATATCGTACCTGGCAGGAACCATTATGTTCATCCTCGTTGTGTACCTCATCATAGTGTTCGGTAAATGTGTATGTGACGACTCCTTCTAG